AACAAAATCGCTAAGAAGAggaatatgaaaataaaatctctgagaaagaggagagaatcgaactgagagagaatgaaagaatggagcaaaattcagaaattaaataagggaaataacatatttaccctctgcgctttttttatgaagtaaatctaagtttgaatctcatccacaagattagaaaatatatgtggtccagatttggttatagggttatcacacaaattatgggttatcatatgatcacaactctatatatatatatatatatatatatatatatatatatatatatatatggtcctgttaggttgagattatttagctaaattgagaaatgagatgcaatctcagccactaatccacaagattaacgaaatgtcaacagctatcacattatgtcaacacgggggtataagtgtcatttcatgttttaatgtgtcggattgttgacatagcttgtatgtctagttgacatgacttataattgttgttgacatggtttctatgtgtagttgacatggttgtacgtgtagttgacatggcttgtaacacagttgacatagcttgtacgtgtagttgacacgatatgtaccgtagttgacatgacatgtcAATATTCTATACAATCTCATCTACCAAATTGGTATTTTATGGAGTTGTCTTACGAAGCTCAAGGTATGTTCTCATGCTAATTCCACAAATGTCAGCAAAAAACATCACATAATGTATTCATAAATTTCAAAGAAATGTCACTAGCAACGCAAATGTCAATATGTCAACAGACCTCCAAAGGTACCTACAAAATGTCATCCTAAATTTTCATCATCAATTCACAATGTCAACAAACCAGCATCTCCTACATTTCAACATGTCAACAGCAAATGTCTACAACTGAAGTTTCAATATAATGTCAACAGCAAATTTGTTCACCCAAAAACCAACAGCCAATGCCGCAgattttcaacaaataaacaaCATCCGAGAAACGCCGCAGAGACAGAATCAACGCTCAACTCTCCGCAAACTCATCCCTAAATCGCTCAACTCTCCGCAAACTCATCCCTAAATCTGAAAAGGTATTTTCCCTTCTTTCTCTGTCTCTCTCGAATCGAATCAAAATTCTCACTGAATTGACCGATTCCGATCAATATAGATGGACAAGGCGGCGCCATTGGGGCACGTGGTGGATCACGTGAAGGAGCAGCGGCAGAGGGCGAAGGAGGCGAGCAAAATCAGCAGCGGTGTGCCGAGCGAGATCGACGAGGTAATCGTCGATCAGATTGAAGACGGATCGGAGCAGATCAAGTTGTCGATCTGTTGCAACGATCGGCCGGAGCTCTTCGCGGAGATCGGGAGCTCTCTGAAAGCGCTGGAAGCCACCATTGTTGAAGCCAACATCTCGAAGCACACACACCAGCACCCTCACAATccctaattaaaatatgaaattaccattctgtccttttataattaattaatctaaaaatattttttgtgtggcaaattctggactactcatttaataaaaatgagtggctgagattgcatctcatttctcaattagcctaaaaaatctcaattgatcatggacctatatatatatatatatatattttgctaAAATCCAAGATCAGAAGAGTTGAAGGAAGGAAGGGATGGAAGAGTTGAGGAACAGATAAGAAGACTGCAAGCAATGCATTAAAGAACAAATGCACAAACACAAGCGACATTCAGCATGATGCCTCGAATTCAATCACAACCATCTTACTAAACAACAATTACACCATTAGTCAatccaaacaaaacaaaactaaatTGAACTACACAAGCACATACGGTAGGTTAGTTCATCATCTTCAATGTGCAAGAAGCCATGCTTTCATTCACTACTGATCCTCCTCTTTTTCATGCTTTCACTTCTGATCCTCCTCTTTCTCTTTCAACGGGTCCTTCTTCGCAGCTCCCTTCATCGGCAATGCTGCATACAAAAATGAGCATTTCAATTCTAGTTATAAAGAAATTCCAGATTCAATTCAAACCATATAGATCATAACGAACAAGGGGCTCACACATAAATGTCGTAATAGAAACCAAATCCCAGATTACAGCTCAACTGAACTGTAGCAGTGTAATCCGCTTGGGAAACTTCGACCTTGGCATAACGAATTCTAGTTCGAGTCTCCTCTTCCACGAATATGTGGAAGATCCAACTAGTATTTTGATCATTGTTGCCGAGGTACAAAGCTTGCATCACTCTCCCTTCCTTATCCTCAACCATCACGTCCACCTTCGCCACCACTGTTTTGTCTATGAGATGGTAGACTAACCAACCAGATGCTTGGTCGATAAGGAATAGGATATTTCCCCCCACATATATGATCTTCCTCTGCTCTAGTTCAGATTTGGGGAATTCCATTTCGAAGTATTCCCAGATGTCTGTTTCCACGTTGTACGAGAGGAGAATTGGTCCGCTGAATTGTGATGGAAAGTAAGATGTCAAGGTATCAGGTAACAACAGCAC
This portion of the Salvia splendens isolate huo1 chromosome 10, SspV2, whole genome shotgun sequence genome encodes:
- the LOC121750667 gene encoding uncharacterized protein LOC121750667 encodes the protein MGPGVRFTVFKFNMPCFQIFSFEEVDLKDDTDLVKSGIPVVCCDKGIVSNYFPIMPQLCRVGGALFMMQTPKSGRSKLLWSAPSPPVPVGSTWTCCAALDSRRLFPTIVPLRDGRIFIFGGTPRLRGWIEIYDPQKGEFDRRNIPELFFDFIAFSSAGFEWDNNLVMVLLLPDTLTSYFPSQFSGPILLSYNVETDIWEYFEMEFPKSELEQRKIIYVGGNILFLIDQASGWLVYHLIDKTVVAKVDVMVEDKEGRVMQALYLGNNDQNTSWIFHIFVEEETRTRIRYAKVEVSQADYTATVQLSCNLGFGFYYDIYVIADEGSCEEGPVERERGGSEVKA